Proteins co-encoded in one Populus trichocarpa isolate Nisqually-1 chromosome 10, P.trichocarpa_v4.1, whole genome shotgun sequence genomic window:
- the LOC18102765 gene encoding glycine-rich cell wall structural protein 2, which translates to MASSRVIGAAFLILFILDLTFAARSPKAIGKGGGGGGGGGGGRGGGGGSASGLGSGSGHGSGYGSGGGEGYGGGLGGGWGGGGGGGGGGGGGMGSGSGYGSGYGSGSGSGYGSGSGVGGGGGGGSGGGGGGGGGTGLGSGSGYGSGGGSGYGSGNGGGKGGGGGGGSGGGGGGGAGASGFGSGYGSGSGYGSGYGGDSEYGLP; encoded by the exons ATGGCAAGCTCAAGAGTGATAGGGGCTGCATTCTTGATCTTATTTATTCTAGACCTCACTTTTGCTGCTAGGTCACCCAAGGCAATAGGTAAAGGAGGTGGTGGgggtggaggaggtggaggagggAGGGGCGGCGGTGGTGGTTCAGCATCAGGACTTGGATCAGGTTCTGGTCATGGCTCAGGGTATGGGTCTGGTGGTGGTGAGGGATATGGTGGTGGTCTTGGAGGAGGATGGGGTGGGGGTGGAGGCGGAGGCGGCGGTGGAGGCGGTGGTATGGGGTCAGGTAGTGGATATGGTTCTGGCTATGGGTCTGGCAGTGGCTCAGGCTATGGCTCCGGCAGTGGTGTaggaggaggtggaggtggaggtagtggtggtggaggaggtgggGGTGGAGGCACTGGGCTAGGAAGTGGGTCAGGCTATGGAAGTGGAGGTGGATCAGGATATGGAAGTGGCAATGGTGGTGGTAagggtg gaggaggaggaggaggaagtggtggtggtggtggtggaggagctGGAGCATCCGGCTTTGGTTCTGGCTATGGTAGTGGGTCAGGGTATGGATCAGGGTATGGAGGGGATAGTGAATATGGTTTGCCATGA
- the LOC127905853 gene encoding putative glycine-rich cell wall structural protein 1 has translation MALRVVGAAFLVLLIVDLTFAARILKATGGGGGGQGGGGGGGSASGLGSGYGSGSGGGEGYGGGSGGSGGGGGGGKGGGGGGGSGGKGYGSGYGSGSGSGYGSGGGVGGGGGGGGGGGGSGSGSGSGYGSGSGSGYGSGSGGGKGGGGGGGGGGGVGGGGGGFGPGSGYGSGSGYGEGYGSGYGEGGYGLP, from the exons ATGGCTTTGAGGGTGGTAGGGGCTGCGTTTTTGGTCTTGCTTATTGTAGACCTCACCTTTGCTGCTAGGATACTAAAGGCAactggag gtggaggtggagggcagggaggaggtggtggtggcggtTCAGCATCAGGACTTGGGTCAGGTTATGGTTCCGGGTCTGGGGGTGGTGAGGGATATGGTGGTGGTAGTGGTGgtagtggaggaggaggaggaggaggtaaAGGTGGTGGCGGTGGTGGCGGCAGCGGTGGAAAAGGGTATGGTTCTGGCTATGGGTCTGGTAGCGGCTCGGGCTATGGTTCCGGTGGTGGGGTAGGGGGTGGcggaggtggaggtggtggaggtggaggttcTGGGTCAGGAAGTGGTTCGGGCTATGGTAGTGGAAGTGGTTCTGGATATGGAAGTGGAAGTGGTGGAGGCAAAGGTGGGGGcggtggaggaggaggtggtggtggggtgggcggaggaggaggtggaTTTGGTCCTGGTTCAGGCTATGGTagtggatcaggttatggggaGGGCTATGGGTCTGGCTATGGCGAGGGGGGATATGGTTTGCCATGA
- the LOC7463468 gene encoding protein BTR1 isoform X3: protein MESTESSYVSSPEQPQKRSPPPPASPPSDSEEKPTYTRFLVSNAAAGSVIGKGGATITDFQSQSGARIQLSRNYEFFPGTSDRIIMVSGGIDDVLKAVELIIAKLLSEIPAEDGDEAEPRMRVRLVVPNSACGSIIGKGGSIIKSFIEESHAGIKISPLDTKFFGLTDRLVTVTGTLEEQMHAIDLILSKLTDDPHYSQTMHAPFSYAAYNSMNHGPNGAAVKFQHNKDDITNSVTIGVADEHIGLVVGRGGRNIMEISQTSGARLKISDRGDFMSGTTDRKITITGSQRAIRAAEDMIMQKVSYASERETD from the exons ATGGAATCGACGGAGTCGTCTTACGTCTCATCACCGGAGCAACCGCAGAAGAGATCTCCTCCACCGCCTGCATCGCCGCCTTCAG attcagAAGAGAAGCCGACTTATACCAGGTTTCTCGTGTCAAATGCGGCAGCTGGTTCTGTGATTGGAAAGGGTGGTGCAACAATTACTGATTTTCAGTCACAATCTGGAGCGAGAATTCAGTTGTCGAGAAATTATGAGTTTTTTCCGGGAACATCTGATAGGATAATTATGGTATCTGGAGGAATTGATGATGTGTTGAAGGCCGTGGAACTTATAATTGCTAAATTGCTCAGTGAG ATTCCCGCTGAAGATGGAGATGAAGCTGAACCAAGAATGAGAGTGAGATTGGTTGTTCCAAATAGTGCTTGTGGTAGCATTATTGGGAAAGGAGGGTCCATTATAAA GTCATTTATTGAAGAGTCCCATGCTGGCATCAAGATTTCTCCTCTGGATACCAAATTTTTTGGATTGACTGATAGGCTGGTTACAGTAACAGGAACTCTAGAGGAGCAAATGCATGccattgatttaattttgtctAAGCTAACCGATGATCCTCATTACTCGCAGACTATGCATGCTCCATTTTCATATGCAG CGTACAATTCAATGAACCATGGGCCGAATGGGGCTGCAGTAAAGTTTCAGCATAACAAG GATGATATTACCAATTCTGTGACCATTGGTGTTGCTGATGAGCATATTGGATTGGTTGTTGGTCGTGGAGGAAGAAATATAATGGAAATTAGCCAG ACTAGTGGAGCCAGGCTAAAAATATCTGACAGAGGTGATTTCATGTCTGGAACAACTGATAG GAAAATTACAATCACCGGATCACAGAGGGCCATCCGTGCTGCTGAGGACATGATAATGCAGAAGGTATCCTATGCTTCTGAGAGGGAGACAGATTAG
- the LOC7463468 gene encoding protein BTR1 isoform X1 has protein sequence MESTESSYVSSPEQPQKRSPPPPASPPSDSEEKPTYTRFLVSNAAAGSVIGKGGATITDFQSQSGARIQLSRNYEFFPGTSDRIIMVSGGIDDVLKAVELIIAKLLSEIPAEDGDEAEPRMRVRLVVPNSACGSIIGKGGSIIKSFIEESHAGIKISPLDTKFFGLTDRLVTVTGTLEEQMHAIDLILSKLTDDPHYSQTMHAPFSYAGVFFSGFDGIQYACVLPYVATAAYNSMNHGPNGAAVKFQHNKDDITNSVTIGVADEHIGLVVGRGGRNIMEISQTSGARLKISDRGDFMSGTTDRKITITGSQRAIRAAEDMIMQKVSYASERETD, from the exons ATGGAATCGACGGAGTCGTCTTACGTCTCATCACCGGAGCAACCGCAGAAGAGATCTCCTCCACCGCCTGCATCGCCGCCTTCAG attcagAAGAGAAGCCGACTTATACCAGGTTTCTCGTGTCAAATGCGGCAGCTGGTTCTGTGATTGGAAAGGGTGGTGCAACAATTACTGATTTTCAGTCACAATCTGGAGCGAGAATTCAGTTGTCGAGAAATTATGAGTTTTTTCCGGGAACATCTGATAGGATAATTATGGTATCTGGAGGAATTGATGATGTGTTGAAGGCCGTGGAACTTATAATTGCTAAATTGCTCAGTGAG ATTCCCGCTGAAGATGGAGATGAAGCTGAACCAAGAATGAGAGTGAGATTGGTTGTTCCAAATAGTGCTTGTGGTAGCATTATTGGGAAAGGAGGGTCCATTATAAA GTCATTTATTGAAGAGTCCCATGCTGGCATCAAGATTTCTCCTCTGGATACCAAATTTTTTGGATTGACTGATAGGCTGGTTACAGTAACAGGAACTCTAGAGGAGCAAATGCATGccattgatttaattttgtctAAGCTAACCGATGATCCTCATTACTCGCAGACTATGCATGCTCCATTTTCATATGCAG GTGTTTTCTTCTCTGGTTTTGACGGTATTCAATATGCATGTGTGCTTCCTTATGTTGCTACAGCAGCGTACAATTCAATGAACCATGGGCCGAATGGGGCTGCAGTAAAGTTTCAGCATAACAAG GATGATATTACCAATTCTGTGACCATTGGTGTTGCTGATGAGCATATTGGATTGGTTGTTGGTCGTGGAGGAAGAAATATAATGGAAATTAGCCAG ACTAGTGGAGCCAGGCTAAAAATATCTGACAGAGGTGATTTCATGTCTGGAACAACTGATAG GAAAATTACAATCACCGGATCACAGAGGGCCATCCGTGCTGCTGAGGACATGATAATGCAGAAGGTATCCTATGCTTCTGAGAGGGAGACAGATTAG
- the LOC7463468 gene encoding protein BTR1 isoform X2 has translation MESTESSYVSSPEQPQKRSPPPPASPPSDSEEKPTYTRFLVSNAAAGSVIGKGGATITDFQSQSGARIQLSRNYEFFPGTSDRIIMVSGGIDDVLKAVELIIAKLLSEIPAEDGDEAEPRMRVRLVVPNSACGSIIGKGGSIIKSFIEESHAGIKISPLDTKFFGLTDRLVTVTGTLEEQMHAIDLILSKLTDDPHYSQTMHAPFSYAAAYNSMNHGPNGAAVKFQHNKDDITNSVTIGVADEHIGLVVGRGGRNIMEISQTSGARLKISDRGDFMSGTTDRKITITGSQRAIRAAEDMIMQKVSYASERETD, from the exons ATGGAATCGACGGAGTCGTCTTACGTCTCATCACCGGAGCAACCGCAGAAGAGATCTCCTCCACCGCCTGCATCGCCGCCTTCAG attcagAAGAGAAGCCGACTTATACCAGGTTTCTCGTGTCAAATGCGGCAGCTGGTTCTGTGATTGGAAAGGGTGGTGCAACAATTACTGATTTTCAGTCACAATCTGGAGCGAGAATTCAGTTGTCGAGAAATTATGAGTTTTTTCCGGGAACATCTGATAGGATAATTATGGTATCTGGAGGAATTGATGATGTGTTGAAGGCCGTGGAACTTATAATTGCTAAATTGCTCAGTGAG ATTCCCGCTGAAGATGGAGATGAAGCTGAACCAAGAATGAGAGTGAGATTGGTTGTTCCAAATAGTGCTTGTGGTAGCATTATTGGGAAAGGAGGGTCCATTATAAA GTCATTTATTGAAGAGTCCCATGCTGGCATCAAGATTTCTCCTCTGGATACCAAATTTTTTGGATTGACTGATAGGCTGGTTACAGTAACAGGAACTCTAGAGGAGCAAATGCATGccattgatttaattttgtctAAGCTAACCGATGATCCTCATTACTCGCAGACTATGCATGCTCCATTTTCATATGCAG CAGCGTACAATTCAATGAACCATGGGCCGAATGGGGCTGCAGTAAAGTTTCAGCATAACAAG GATGATATTACCAATTCTGTGACCATTGGTGTTGCTGATGAGCATATTGGATTGGTTGTTGGTCGTGGAGGAAGAAATATAATGGAAATTAGCCAG ACTAGTGGAGCCAGGCTAAAAATATCTGACAGAGGTGATTTCATGTCTGGAACAACTGATAG GAAAATTACAATCACCGGATCACAGAGGGCCATCCGTGCTGCTGAGGACATGATAATGCAGAAGGTATCCTATGCTTCTGAGAGGGAGACAGATTAG